One part of the Candidatus Anstonellales archaeon genome encodes these proteins:
- a CDS encoding TIM barrel protein: protein MDKLLFGTAGIPLSTIPPDTINGIKQVRALGLSAMELEFVQSVNISAEKAPQVREEAAKHKVLLTAHGSYYINLNAAEEDKYKASILRILQAGRILSMCGGWSLVFHAGFYLKSTRQNTYEKIKGALKEIRKTLLNEGVEVWIRPETTGKPSQFGDLFELISVSEEVEGVLPCIDFSHLYARSAGRINKKEDFLEMIGAIESRLGQEALKNMHIHLSGINYTEKGERNHLNFDECNMNYKGVLEALNEYKCAGVIISESPNIENDAIAAKKYFETLLKKGPDG, encoded by the coding sequence ACTGCTATTTGGCACGGCAGGCATTCCGCTCTCTACTATACCACCGGATACGATCAATGGAATAAAGCAGGTTAGAGCCTTGGGCTTGTCTGCAATGGAGCTTGAGTTTGTGCAATCTGTTAATATTTCAGCAGAGAAGGCGCCTCAAGTAAGAGAAGAAGCGGCGAAGCACAAGGTTTTACTTACAGCTCATGGTTCATATTACATAAACCTGAATGCTGCTGAGGAGGATAAGTACAAAGCAAGCATTTTGCGTATTTTACAGGCTGGACGCATTCTTAGTATGTGCGGTGGCTGGAGTCTTGTCTTCCATGCAGGATTTTATTTGAAGAGCACTCGTCAGAATACTTATGAGAAAATTAAAGGTGCGCTAAAGGAAATCAGAAAGACTCTTCTTAATGAAGGAGTTGAGGTTTGGATAAGGCCAGAGACCACAGGGAAGCCCTCTCAGTTTGGGGACCTATTCGAACTTATTTCAGTATCAGAAGAGGTTGAAGGTGTCTTGCCTTGCATTGATTTTTCTCACCTTTACGCAAGAAGCGCTGGAAGAATAAATAAAAAAGAGGATTTTTTAGAGATGATTGGAGCAATTGAAAGCAGGCTTGGCCAAGAGGCTCTAAAAAACATGCATATTCATCTCTCCGGTATAAATTACACTGAGAAAGGCGAGAGGAATCACCTAAATTTTGATGAGTGCAATATGAATTACAAAGGAGTTTTGGAAGCGTTGAATGAATATAAGTGTGCAGGCGTTATAATCTCAGAAAGCCCCAATATTGAGAACGATGCGATTGCTGCAAAAAAATATTTTGAGACTTTATTAAAAAAAGGCCCTGATGGT